One Longimicrobium sp. genomic window carries:
- a CDS encoding DUF1802 family protein produces the protein MKESSASALKEWAVVDEALATGRVSLLVRKGGIHERAGDFDVEHGEFWIFPSGWHQNPEDLAAELHPLLNAIGPQPRGTVPFRTYCVVDGVHRIESPEVLDRIQGLHPLSPPAAHYRFNYRNRPYVHALLVRAYRLDEAVALPDVHRYEGCVSWVALDQPIPTAGLRPVLTDEEFAAVRKDILDRLGAPVPIAHDPSR, from the coding sequence ATGAAGGAGAGCAGCGCGTCGGCGCTCAAGGAGTGGGCGGTGGTGGACGAGGCGCTGGCCACCGGCCGCGTGTCGCTGCTGGTGCGGAAGGGCGGCATCCACGAACGGGCCGGCGACTTCGACGTGGAGCATGGGGAGTTCTGGATCTTCCCCAGCGGCTGGCACCAGAACCCCGAAGACCTCGCGGCCGAGCTGCATCCGCTGCTGAACGCCATCGGGCCGCAGCCGCGCGGCACCGTTCCGTTCCGCACGTACTGCGTGGTGGATGGCGTGCACCGGATCGAGAGCCCCGAGGTGCTCGACCGTATTCAGGGGCTGCACCCGCTCTCCCCTCCCGCCGCGCACTACCGCTTCAACTACCGCAACAGGCCGTACGTCCACGCGCTGCTCGTCCGCGCCTACCGCCTGGACGAGGCCGTGGCGCTCCCCGACGTGCACCGCTACGAGGGCTGCGTGTCGTGGGTGGCGCTGGATCAGCCGATCCCCACCGCCGGCCTCCGCCCCGTGCTGACGGACGAAGAGTTCGCCGCCGTGCGGAAGGACATCCTGGATCGGCTGGGCGCACCCGTCCCGATCGCACACGATCCATCGCGCTGA